One Chryseobacterium wanjuense genomic region harbors:
- a CDS encoding SRPBCC family protein, with protein sequence MKILKWTIIVLASILIFWLVTAFFISGDCKYEKSITINAPVEKVWQNTNTLKAMDQWSPWNDIDPNMKKDWTGTTGQPGEKVCWKSQKKEAGEGCQEVKKVDNAQKRIDTEIVFLTPYKSEANAYVTVVPEGNGSKATWGFTSTIPYPFTVMKLFMNLEEAIGKDYQEGLTRLKNLSEKQ encoded by the coding sequence ATGAAAATTTTAAAGTGGACAATCATTGTCTTGGCTTCAATTTTAATATTTTGGCTGGTGACTGCATTTTTTATCTCGGGAGATTGTAAATATGAGAAATCTATTACAATCAATGCTCCGGTTGAAAAAGTATGGCAGAATACCAATACCTTGAAAGCAATGGATCAATGGAGTCCATGGAATGACATCGATCCCAATATGAAAAAAGACTGGACGGGAACCACCGGACAACCGGGTGAAAAAGTTTGCTGGAAAAGCCAGAAAAAAGAAGCTGGAGAAGGCTGTCAGGAAGTGAAAAAAGTAGACAATGCCCAAAAAAGAATTGATACGGAAATCGTTTTTCTTACCCCATACAAAAGTGAAGCAAATGCTTATGTAACGGTAGTTCCGGAAGGAAACGGAAGTAAAGCAACATGGGGATTCACTTCTACGATTCCCTATCCTTTTACGGTCATGAAATTATTCATGAATTTGGAAGAAGCAATCGGAAAAGATTATCAGGAAGGCCTTACAAGGCTTAAAAACCTATCCGAGAAGCAATAA
- a CDS encoding VOC family protein has protein sequence MASVNVYLTFNGNCREAFDFYKSVFGGEYPYIGTFGEMPPMEGQETKEEDKNKIMHVSLPISKETVLMGSDAGCDWTSQFKAGNNFSISINAESKEEAEKLFAGLSAGGMVTMPMADTFWGAYFGMFTDKFGINWMVNYDDPAKMQQHP, from the coding sequence ATGGCATCAGTAAATGTTTATTTAACATTCAATGGAAATTGCAGAGAAGCATTTGATTTTTACAAATCTGTTTTCGGAGGAGAATATCCTTACATCGGAACTTTCGGGGAAATGCCTCCAATGGAAGGGCAGGAGACCAAAGAAGAGGACAAAAACAAAATCATGCACGTTTCTCTTCCGATTTCTAAGGAAACTGTTCTAATGGGAAGTGATGCAGGTTGCGACTGGACTTCTCAATTCAAAGCGGGAAATAACTTCTCAATTTCTATCAATGCAGAATCTAAGGAAGAAGCAGAGAAATTATTCGCTGGACTTTCTGCAGGAGGAATGGTAACAATGCCAATGGCAGACACTTTCTGGGGAGCATATTTCGGAATGTTTACAGATAAATTCGGCATCAACTGGATGGTAAACTACGATGATCCTGCAAAAATGCAGCAACATCCTTAA
- a CDS encoding DUF1398 domain-containing protein yields MKFTIEQIKTEHQKVKSGADFPRYIQALKDLGVSYYTSYISDNNIDYFDSQNQLTATTRGKDEAVRSVSGIVNLDQFKSRLKLHQQGGTDYATFCHDCAENGIEGWNMDLNKMTCSYFDKTGNEVLIEQVPTL; encoded by the coding sequence ATGAAATTCACAATCGAGCAAATCAAAACGGAACATCAGAAAGTGAAAAGTGGTGCCGATTTTCCAAGATATATTCAGGCACTCAAAGATTTAGGTGTTTCATACTATACGTCTTATATTTCAGATAATAATATCGATTATTTTGATTCTCAAAACCAGCTAACAGCGACTACCAGAGGAAAAGATGAAGCCGTTAGAAGCGTTTCCGGGATAGTAAATTTAGATCAATTTAAATCAAGGTTAAAGCTTCATCAGCAAGGAGGAACAGATTATGCAACCTTCTGCCACGACTGTGCTGAAAACGGAATAGAAGGCTGGAATATGGATTTAAATAAAATGACGTGTTCTTATTTTGACAAAACAGGAAATGAAGTCTTGATAGAACAGGTACCGACATTATAA
- a CDS encoding DUF2490 domain-containing protein: MRMVRSFLAVMIFGLAVTATYAQKSDLGAWYMYFGNNKISKKLNFHNEIQYRNFDAGGDLEQLLIRTGIGYDLTENNNNILLGYGFILSKPYINGEKTENIEHRIFQQYITKQKFGRFNIQHRYRLEERFLQDDFRMRFRYLLGFNIPINNKEMLPKTFYGSVYNEIFLHFDSPVFDRNRVYGALGYVINKNMRIEAGYMNQIQENKNRGQIQIGFYNNISFTKND; the protein is encoded by the coding sequence ATGAGAATGGTAAGGTCATTTTTAGCTGTAATGATTTTTGGGTTGGCTGTAACGGCAACTTACGCTCAGAAGAGTGATTTGGGAGCATGGTATATGTATTTCGGGAATAATAAGATCAGTAAAAAGCTCAACTTTCACAATGAAATCCAATACCGGAATTTTGATGCAGGTGGTGATCTGGAGCAGCTTTTAATTCGTACGGGAATCGGATATGACTTAACGGAAAATAATAACAATATTTTGCTGGGCTATGGTTTTATTTTAAGCAAACCTTATATAAACGGTGAAAAAACTGAAAATATAGAACACAGGATTTTCCAGCAGTATATTACAAAACAGAAGTTCGGACGTTTCAATATTCAACATCGTTACAGGTTGGAAGAGCGTTTTTTACAGGATGATTTCAGAATGAGGTTTCGTTATCTTTTAGGTTTCAATATCCCGATCAATAACAAGGAAATGCTTCCAAAAACCTTTTACGGATCTGTTTATAATGAAATTTTTCTTCATTTTGACAGCCCTGTTTTCGACAGAAACCGTGTCTATGGAGCTTTGGGATATGTGATCAACAAAAATATGAGGATTGAAGCAGGATATATGAACCAGATTCAGGAAAATAAAAACCGCGGACAGATCCAGATTGGTTTTTATAACAATATTTCTTTCACAAAAAATGATTAA
- a CDS encoding bestrophin family protein — translation MHSGKKFGAGEFIFWTRRSIYGLLVLSAIPTILYYCGWTFLSFPWQPIAIMGTAVAFIVGFKNNASYGRLWEARQIYGGIINDSRSFGYMLRDSLKNPDEVKDMFLRHYAWLTALRFQLREPRAWENMTTAQFDEYSKKYEIPERLSKLEDELKKYLSGDELQYILTKKNRATQLMAVQSKVLSEAYAKGEIKDCQWMQVNQQLVKFTDNQGKAERIKNFPYPRNFSSITTYLLLLFIAFVPFGLLKEFDKLGDGTMVEGFTLWFNIPFSLLVTWCFHTLDSVGEASVNPFEGSPNDVPITQISRTIEIDMRDMLDETNLPPVITAKNNIVL, via the coding sequence ATGCACTCAGGGAAAAAATTTGGAGCAGGTGAATTCATTTTCTGGACAAGAAGAAGTATCTATGGTTTATTGGTTTTATCGGCAATCCCTACGATTCTATATTATTGCGGATGGACGTTTTTGTCATTTCCGTGGCAGCCGATCGCCATCATGGGAACTGCGGTAGCTTTTATTGTTGGTTTTAAAAACAATGCAAGCTATGGCCGTCTTTGGGAAGCAAGACAAATTTATGGAGGAATCATCAACGACAGCCGTAGTTTTGGCTATATGTTGCGGGATTCTTTAAAAAATCCGGATGAGGTAAAGGATATGTTTCTTCGTCATTATGCCTGGTTGACGGCACTTCGTTTTCAGCTTCGCGAGCCGAGAGCCTGGGAAAATATGACCACCGCTCAATTTGATGAATATTCAAAAAAATATGAAATTCCGGAAAGACTTTCAAAGTTGGAAGATGAACTGAAAAAATATCTTTCGGGAGACGAACTTCAATATATTTTAACTAAAAAAAATAGGGCAACGCAGCTCATGGCCGTTCAGAGCAAGGTCTTGTCAGAGGCCTATGCAAAAGGAGAAATTAAGGATTGCCAATGGATGCAGGTCAATCAGCAGTTGGTGAAATTCACTGATAATCAGGGAAAAGCGGAGCGTATTAAAAACTTTCCTTATCCAAGAAATTTTTCCTCGATTACAACTTACCTTTTGTTGCTGTTCATTGCTTTCGTGCCTTTCGGATTATTGAAAGAGTTTGACAAACTAGGCGACGGAACCATGGTAGAAGGCTTCACATTGTGGTTCAATATTCCGTTTTCCTTATTGGTAACCTGGTGTTTCCATACATTAGACTCGGTCGGGGAAGCTTCTGTCAATCCGTTTGAAGGCAGTCCGAATGACGTTCCGATCACGCAGATAAGCAGAACAATTGAAATTGATATGAGAGATATGCTGGACGAAACCAATCTTCCACCGGTTATCACAGCGAAAAATAATATTGTTCTTTAA